A part of Desulfobacter sp. genomic DNA contains:
- the rpiB gene encoding ribose 5-phosphate isomerase B has translation MDKEKTIIIGSDHAAFGLKEKIKDLLFNLGYGVEDAGTHGEASVNYADYGKKVAGAVSSGEYAKGILLCGTGLGMSMQANRYKGVRAALCSDIFSVQMSRQHNDSNILVMGGRVVGDILAFELVKTWLNTEFEGGRHLDRIKSLDV, from the coding sequence ATGGATAAGGAAAAGACCATTATTATCGGCAGCGATCATGCCGCATTCGGACTGAAGGAAAAGATCAAGGACCTTTTGTTTAACCTCGGTTACGGCGTGGAAGATGCCGGGACCCATGGCGAAGCGTCCGTTAACTATGCCGATTACGGCAAAAAAGTGGCTGGTGCGGTCTCATCAGGTGAATATGCCAAAGGCATTCTGCTCTGCGGAACGGGCCTTGGCATGTCCATGCAGGCCAACCGGTATAAGGGGGTCCGCGCCGCCCTCTGTTCGGATATTTTTTCCGTGCAGATGAGCCGGCAGCATAACGACTCCAATATACTGGTCATGGGCGGCCGGGTGGTTGGCGACATCCTGGCCTTTGAGTTGGTCAAGACGTGGCTGAATACTGAGTTTGAAGGCGGCCGCCACCTTGACCGCATTAAATCCCTGGATGTATAG